The Bombus fervidus isolate BK054 chromosome 3, iyBomFerv1, whole genome shotgun sequence genome includes a window with the following:
- the Orion gene encoding chemokine-like protein orion isoform X1, protein MAPINLKIIFICMLCAERFAYSFKFGYVDVKDLIKFGHEVVMDIFESWDFIRPEDSEYDNNLPFVHRMEKELKNRISKISQQIDTFQEQIDMRLDSIVAKLLTEMPLQERLDQKLRMIDQFVGKINDLYNVFHLYSKAPNKYERYTLEDFARTCVSSRSDALPDLLKSIHRLFVPSPDEILSRSVLILLANQMQEAASQICNENQSLQQLLYNLYTTVTLTEIKGYGMIQFSYKLLRLYNPGTNFTEEMEVVKQQYETRTMETLRAVKTAMAFAPRQLWRCDARLHKLDETYTKLTQLFQGYIVNEVDLNKDSSCRENCAYYEYSKVYGCYKNQFCSQQRKCNGRILKCEYIDSDMWICPSIQESDRRYEYIEYENGRLFGQKNTCKRETTKVDSWWRWLFWHCSYCFCYCDDNNVNSDRYFSLREVVSDVANNKVVTGIRFKKVKQIIHMQIQEGELMSRGYINKSSIRWKPIEEFSVLDNNVKNGVDYHTLSWEKRGLDLDDLVLDDNLLLTGLKFRMIGSRLNLEARMTSFNFTTGKLIKPLERSFWISHDRTNRTEVTFENPDIPTRLPLLALPDSKPFQYLNFAPSDQKSDVAQNTIPFIDIQPVESNPPVPIAGAGIFHKGRSGSGGFVAMRLITYDFSKHLQVDLSPSTDTVIDAPNEIRVV, encoded by the exons atggcaCCAATTAATTtgaagattatttttatttgtatgttATGCGCAGAACGATTTGCATATAGTTTTAAATTTGGTTATGTCGATgtaaaagatttaataaaattcggaCATGAGGTGGTGATGGACATTTTCGAATCGTGGGACTTCATACGTCCAGAAGATTCTGAGTATGACAACAATTTGCCATTTGTTCACAGAAtggaaaaagaattaaagaatCGTATATCGAAAATATCGCAACAGATTGATACTTTTCAAGAACAGATAGATATGCGTTTGGACAGCATTGTGGCTAAACTTTTAACTGAGATGCCGTTACAAGAAAGACTGGATCAAAAGTTACGTATGATTGATCAATTCGTTGGGAAAATCAACGATTTATACAATGTCTTCCATTTGTATTCGAAAGCGCCTAACAAATACGAGAGGTACACATTAGAAGATTTCGCGAGAACGTGCGTTTCCTCGAGATCGGATGCTCTCCCTGATCTTTTGAAAAGCATTCATCGGCTTTTTGTTCCTTCTCCCGACGAGATTCTTAGCAGAAGCGTTCTCATATTATTGGCAAACCAAATGCAA GAAGCAGCTTCGCAAATTTGTAATGAAAATCAGTCGCTTCAgcaattactttataatttatatacaacgGTAACCCTAACGGAAATCAAGGGTTACGGTATGATCCAATTCTCTTATAAGCTGCTGCGGCTTTATAACCCAG GTACTAATTTCACTGAAGAAATGGAAGTGGTGAAGCAACAGTATGAGACGAGAACGATGGAAACTCTGCGGGCTGTTAAAACAGCCATGGCGTTTGCTCCACGACAACTCTGGAGATGTGATGCGAGATTACATAAATTAG ATGAAACATACACCAAATTAACACAGTTGTTCCAAGGATACATTGTGAACGAAGTGGACTTAAACAAGGATTCGAGTTGCAGAGAAAATTGTGCTTATTACGAATATTCGAAAGTTTATGGATGTTACAAAAATCAATTTTGCTCCCAACAGCGCAAATGTAACGGTCGAATACTAAAATGCGAATATATTGATTCCGATATGTGGATTTGTCCTTcg ataCAGGAAAGTGATCGAAGATACGAATACATAGAATATGAAAATGGTCGACTATTCGGACAAAAAAATACTTGTAAGAGAGAAACAACCAAAGTAGATAGCTGGTGGCGTTGGTTATTCTGGCACTGTAGCTATTGTTTTTGTTACTGTGATGACAATAATGTAAACTCTGATCGATACTTCAGCTTAAGGGAAGTTGTATCTGATGTAGCAAACAATAA AGTCGTGACGGGCATCCGGTTCAAGAAAGTGAAGCAAATAATACATATGCAGATACAGGAAGGTGAATTGATGTCACGTGGATACATTAATAAATCTTCTATACGGTGGAAACCAATAGAAGAGTTCAGTGTATTAGATAACAATGTTAAAAATGGTGTTGACTATCACACATTATCATGGGAAAAAAGAGGGTTAGATTTAGATGATCTAGTCCTTGATGACAATTTGCTTTTGACAG GACTCAAGTTCCGAATGATTGGTTCACGATTAAACTTAGAAGCAAGAATGacatcttttaattttacgactgggaaattaataaaaccgCTAGAGAGGAGTTTCTGGATCAGTCATGATAGAACCAATAG AACTGAAGTGACATTTGAGAATCCTGATATACCAACTCGATTACCTCTTCTAGCACTACCAGactcgaaaccattccaataCCTGAATTTTGCACCAAGTGATCAAAAAAGTGACGTTGCTCAAAACACAATACCATTCATCGATATTCAACCAGTAGAATCAAATCCACCAGTTCCAATTGCAGGTGCCGGAATTTTTCATAAAGGCCGATCAGGATCGGGTGGATTTGTAGCAATGAGATTAATTACGTATGATTTTAGTAAACATTTACAAGTTGATTTATCTCCTTCTACAGATACAGTTATTGATGCTCCAAATGAAATAAGAGTAGTATGA
- the Orion gene encoding chemokine-like protein orion isoform X2: MKIPNIHVCFLFFCIIWGTMGIKYDTTLIDEMRNKLLQLEKTLERDLFHSRLHEFEDGGKYLWLIKSFKKFGDELEQNFLTNGYENLNALSSIWLWARTENELKGIDGLYQVFRTMQQEIVSRKIPLDIPKLSDFWDIILHDPNASIVRALTRIGDLIVHEKLFVSAYQEAASQICNENQSLQQLLYNLYTTVTLTEIKGYGMIQFSYKLLRLYNPGTNFTEEMEVVKQQYETRTMETLRAVKTAMAFAPRQLWRCDARLHKLDETYTKLTQLFQGYIVNEVDLNKDSSCRENCAYYEYSKVYGCYKNQFCSQQRKCNGRILKCEYIDSDMWICPSIQESDRRYEYIEYENGRLFGQKNTCKRETTKVDSWWRWLFWHCSYCFCYCDDNNVNSDRYFSLREVVSDVANNKVVTGIRFKKVKQIIHMQIQEGELMSRGYINKSSIRWKPIEEFSVLDNNVKNGVDYHTLSWEKRGLDLDDLVLDDNLLLTGLKFRMIGSRLNLEARMTSFNFTTGKLIKPLERSFWISHDRTNRTEVTFENPDIPTRLPLLALPDSKPFQYLNFAPSDQKSDVAQNTIPFIDIQPVESNPPVPIAGAGIFHKGRSGSGGFVAMRLITYDFSKHLQVDLSPSTDTVIDAPNEIRVV; encoded by the exons ATGAAGATACCAAACATCCATGTATGCTTTCTGTTTTTCTGCATAATATGGGGGACAATGGGTATAAAATACGATACAACATTGATCGACGAAATGCGAAATAAGTTGTTGCAATTGGAGAAAACATTAGAGagagatttgtttcactcAAGGCTCCACGAGTTTGAAGATGGTGGAAAGTACCTATGGCTTATAAAAAGTTTTAAGAAATTCGGCGATGAACTAGAACAAAACTTCTTGACCAATggttatgaaaatttaaatgcatTGAGTTCTATTTGGTTATGGGCTCGAACAGAAAACGAACTAAAAGGAATAGATGGTCTGTACCAAGTTTTTCGAACGATGCAACAGGAGATAGTCAGCAGAAAGATTCCTCTTGACATACCGAAGCTGAGCGATTTCTGGGATATAATTCTACACGACCCGAATGCGTCAATTGTACGCGCTCTCACTCGAATCGGTGACCTGATAGTGCACGAAAAGTTGTTCGTTTCGGCTTATCag GAAGCAGCTTCGCAAATTTGTAATGAAAATCAGTCGCTTCAgcaattactttataatttatatacaacgGTAACCCTAACGGAAATCAAGGGTTACGGTATGATCCAATTCTCTTATAAGCTGCTGCGGCTTTATAACCCAG GTACTAATTTCACTGAAGAAATGGAAGTGGTGAAGCAACAGTATGAGACGAGAACGATGGAAACTCTGCGGGCTGTTAAAACAGCCATGGCGTTTGCTCCACGACAACTCTGGAGATGTGATGCGAGATTACATAAATTAG ATGAAACATACACCAAATTAACACAGTTGTTCCAAGGATACATTGTGAACGAAGTGGACTTAAACAAGGATTCGAGTTGCAGAGAAAATTGTGCTTATTACGAATATTCGAAAGTTTATGGATGTTACAAAAATCAATTTTGCTCCCAACAGCGCAAATGTAACGGTCGAATACTAAAATGCGAATATATTGATTCCGATATGTGGATTTGTCCTTcg ataCAGGAAAGTGATCGAAGATACGAATACATAGAATATGAAAATGGTCGACTATTCGGACAAAAAAATACTTGTAAGAGAGAAACAACCAAAGTAGATAGCTGGTGGCGTTGGTTATTCTGGCACTGTAGCTATTGTTTTTGTTACTGTGATGACAATAATGTAAACTCTGATCGATACTTCAGCTTAAGGGAAGTTGTATCTGATGTAGCAAACAATAA AGTCGTGACGGGCATCCGGTTCAAGAAAGTGAAGCAAATAATACATATGCAGATACAGGAAGGTGAATTGATGTCACGTGGATACATTAATAAATCTTCTATACGGTGGAAACCAATAGAAGAGTTCAGTGTATTAGATAACAATGTTAAAAATGGTGTTGACTATCACACATTATCATGGGAAAAAAGAGGGTTAGATTTAGATGATCTAGTCCTTGATGACAATTTGCTTTTGACAG GACTCAAGTTCCGAATGATTGGTTCACGATTAAACTTAGAAGCAAGAATGacatcttttaattttacgactgggaaattaataaaaccgCTAGAGAGGAGTTTCTGGATCAGTCATGATAGAACCAATAG AACTGAAGTGACATTTGAGAATCCTGATATACCAACTCGATTACCTCTTCTAGCACTACCAGactcgaaaccattccaataCCTGAATTTTGCACCAAGTGATCAAAAAAGTGACGTTGCTCAAAACACAATACCATTCATCGATATTCAACCAGTAGAATCAAATCCACCAGTTCCAATTGCAGGTGCCGGAATTTTTCATAAAGGCCGATCAGGATCGGGTGGATTTGTAGCAATGAGATTAATTACGTATGATTTTAGTAAACATTTACAAGTTGATTTATCTCCTTCTACAGATACAGTTATTGATGCTCCAAATGAAATAAGAGTAGTATGA